In the Salvelinus fontinalis isolate EN_2023a chromosome 34, ASM2944872v1, whole genome shotgun sequence genome, one interval contains:
- the LOC129833050 gene encoding rRNA methyltransferase 2, mitochondrial-like isoform X1: MWYSVLQKSYLHTSVHLLKKAAHNLKGKSTADQRWIVRQFNDPFVKAAPLHIYRCRSAFKLLEIDDKYKLLKPGFNVLDCGAAPGAWSQIAVHRVNSTGANGEFPRGTVVGIDLLRIAPLDGAHFLSNHDITDPVTHAKLLELLPGAQAHVIMSDMAPNASGFKEMDHEKLITMSLSLIDLAEKVLQTGGSLICKYWDGALAHQLQQKLSAVFRDVRTVKPKASLKESSELFFLARSYRNKKV; encoded by the exons ATGTGGTACTCAGTGTTACAAAAATCATATCTACATACCTCTGTACATCTCCTAAAAAAGGCTGCGCATAATCTGAAAGGAAAGAGTACTGCCGATCAGCGTTGGATAGTTCGGCAGTTTAATGACCCCTTTGTGAAGGCTGCCCCTTTGCACATCTACCGGTGTAGAAGCGCCTTCAAACTGCTGGAGATTGATGACAAATACAAACTTTTAAAACCTGGATTCAACGTACTAGATTGTGGTGCTGCACCGGGTGCTTGGAGCCAGATAGCTGTTCACAGGGTCAACTCAACTGGGGCTA ACGGAGAATTCCCCCGTGGCACTGTGGTTGGAATTGACCTTCTGCGTATAGCACCTCTAGATGGAGCTCACTTCCTGTCCAATCATGACATCACCGACCCAGTCACACATGCCAAGCTGCTTGAACTTCTCCCTGGTGCCCAGGCTCATGTCATCATGAGTGATATGGCACCCAATGCCAGTGGTTTCAAGGAGATGGACCATGAAAAACTCATCACAATGTCATTGTCATTGATTGACTTGGCTGAGAAGGTGTTGCAGACTGGTGGCTCTCTGATTTGTAAGTATTGGGACGGGGCATTGGCGCACCAGCTTCAGCAGAAGCTTTCAGCTGTGTTCCGTGACGTCAGGACAGTCAAACCAAAAGCCAGCCTAAAGGAGTCGTCAGAGTTGTTTTTCCTTGCCAGGTCGTACAGAAATAAAAAAGTCtga
- the LOC129833050 gene encoding rRNA methyltransferase 2, mitochondrial-like isoform X2: MEDGRSDWRITGYGEFPRGTVVGIDLLRIAPLDGAHFLSNHDITDPVTHAKLLELLPGAQAHVIMSDMAPNASGFKEMDHEKLITMSLSLIDLAEKVLQTGGSLICKYWDGALAHQLQQKLSAVFRDVRTVKPKASLKESSELFFLARSYRNKKV; the protein is encoded by the exons ATGGAGGATGGCAGGAGTGATTGGAGAATTACAGGCT ACGGAGAATTCCCCCGTGGCACTGTGGTTGGAATTGACCTTCTGCGTATAGCACCTCTAGATGGAGCTCACTTCCTGTCCAATCATGACATCACCGACCCAGTCACACATGCCAAGCTGCTTGAACTTCTCCCTGGTGCCCAGGCTCATGTCATCATGAGTGATATGGCACCCAATGCCAGTGGTTTCAAGGAGATGGACCATGAAAAACTCATCACAATGTCATTGTCATTGATTGACTTGGCTGAGAAGGTGTTGCAGACTGGTGGCTCTCTGATTTGTAAGTATTGGGACGGGGCATTGGCGCACCAGCTTCAGCAGAAGCTTTCAGCTGTGTTCCGTGACGTCAGGACAGTCAAACCAAAAGCCAGCCTAAAGGAGTCGTCAGAGTTGTTTTTCCTTGCCAGGTCGTACAGAAATAAAAAAGTCtga